One genomic window of Quercus lobata isolate SW786 chromosome 9, ValleyOak3.0 Primary Assembly, whole genome shotgun sequence includes the following:
- the LOC115962014 gene encoding MLP-like protein 34 → MPVFGRLETEVAAKAPAYKFHEVNSKRIHETAKICPKYFQKIDLKEGEWGGEGSVTCWYFVIDGKAVMSREILEKVDNENQSVTYNVIGGVLKETYQSFKFIVQAIPKDEGSLVRWTLIYEKLNVDVPDPNAMLQFGTDVTAEIDAYLTQEELEKKTIA, encoded by the exons atgcctgtATTCGGTAGGCTAGAGACTGAAGTTGCGGCTAAGGCTCCTGCTTATAAGTTCCACGAGGTTAACAGCAAGAGAATACATGAGACAGCCAAAATTTGCCCCAAGTATTTTCAGAAAATTGATTTAAAAGAAGGTGAATGGGGAGGAGAGGGCTCTGTCACGTGCTGGTATTTTGTCATTG ATGGGAAAGCTGTAATGTCTAGGGAGATACTTGAAAAGGTGGATAATGAAAACCAGTCTGTCACATACAATGTGATTGGAGGAGTACTCAAGGAGACTTACCAGAGTTTCAAATTCATTGTGCAAGCCATTCCAAAGGATGAGGGGAGTTTGGTCCGTTGGACTTTAATATATGAGAAACTAAATGTAGATGTTCCTGATCCAAATGCAATGCTTCAGTTTGGAACTGATGTGACCGCAGAAATTGATGCATATCTTACCCAGGAGGAGCTGGAAAAAAAGACTATAGCATGA